The nucleotide sequence ATGGGGCGCTTACAAGTTCATTAGATCCATCTATCAGATCGGATACGGTCTTCAAGTTCAGCGATCTGCACCGCGCTGGCCGTCGCTTGCCAGATTTTGGTTAGCGCAGTGCACGAAGCCCTGAAGACTGTTTGTCAACCGTTGAGCGTTGAGCCAAAACATTGACAGTGACCGGCACATTCGGCAATGCCGTGCTGCGCCGTTTTCTCAACTCGGAGATACGGGAAATCAGGATATTCAGCAGGGACGAAAAGAAGCAGGAAGACCTCAGGATCAAGCTGAAGAACGACAAAGTGAAATTCTACATCGGCGACGTTCGTGATTATGGTAGTACTAAGAACGCCATGACCGGAGTCGACTATGTCTTCAGCGCGGCCGCACTCAAGCAGGTCCCGTCATGCGAGTTTTATCCCCCTTGAGGCGGTGAAGACCAATGTGCTGGGACCGACGTTGTAGGCGTTGGATGTGAGAAGGAACGTTTGAGATTGCCAGTTCCACATACCCGGATATCCCTTTCTCCAGTATGGTGTGCTTGATGCCGTCGCATCGGCCGAAGTTATCAAACATCCGATCTTAGCGTGAAAAGGTCTCCTGTGACTGCGGAAAAAGTCGATATAGTAGACAACCGCAGGGCGTCGAACTATTCAAATAAGGAAATGCTGCTTAGGGTTGCCTGGGGAATGGTTACTCCATTGTTTCGCTTCAGTCCTAGAATTTCCTTCGGCTGGCGCAATTTCTTGTTGCGTTTGTTCGGTGCTGAGTTTGGGAGACATGTCCATAAATACAAAACGGCCACCATCTATATGCCCTGGAACCTGGTCATAGGTGACTGGTCAAGCATCGGAGAGCATGCATATATCTATAATTTGGGAACGATTACGATCGGTTCAAGAGCGACCATTTCGCACAGAGCGCATCTTTGCGCCGGCACGCATGATTATACATGCCCAGACCTGCCACTCCTGAAGCCCCCGATCAATGTTGCGGATCAGGCCTGGATCTGTGCCGACAGTTTTCTCGGTCCGGGAGTCACTGTGGGCGAAGGGGCCATAGTTGCCGCACGGGCAGTGGTTGTAAGAGATGGTGTTTCCTGGGACATCGTTGCCCGAAATCCTGCGAAGGCGATAAAGAAACGCGTCCTAAAGAGTCAGCCATGAATACGAACATAGACTTCTTGATTCAGACGCTCAATGAGGAAAAAAACCTCCCCTACGCCCTCGAAAGCTGTTCGTTTGCAGACCAGGTCTTCGTCCTCGATGCGGGTTCCAGCGACAGGACAAGACAGATTGCCGAAAGATCCGGCGCTATTTTCGAACACCATGAATGGGAAGGATTCGCCCGCCAGAAGAATTGGGGGTTGTGCAATCTGCCGATCAAGGCCGAATGGGTGTTTATCTTGGATGCTGATGAAGCAATAACACCGTTATTGCGTCATGAGTTGATCGCCATAGCTTCGGGAAAGGTTTCCACGAAGAACGCCGGATATCATGTGAACCGATATTTTGTCTGGGGAGGAAAGAGAATTCGCCATTGCGGTTACTACCCGTCCTGGAACCTCCGGTTTATAAGGCATGGCAGGGCAAGGTACGAGGATCGCGATGTTCATGAACACATGGTGGTCGATGGTCCCGTCGGATACCTTGAAAACGAGATGCGTCATGAAGATCGGCGGGGTCGAGATTATTTATGGCAGAAACATCTGAAATATGCGGAGCTCGAAGCGCGGGAGATGGTGAAGACTGTTTTGGGGCAATCAACCGGAGGTCTGAGGCCGTCTTTCCTTGGTAATACACTTGAAAGGCGCAGGGCAATAAAGGAAAGGATCTGGCCCTATTTGCCCGGCCGGTGGCTGTTCAGGTTCTTTTATATGTATATAATGAAGCGGGGCTTTCTTGACGGAAATGCAGGACTTGATATGTGTCTTTTTATGGCCCGCTATGAAATGGAAATTACACGAAAATACAGGTACTTAATAAAAGAGTCAGCCGTTGCATAAAATATCTATAATAACTGCAACTTTGAATAGCGAGGCGACTATCGGTGACTGTCTTGCTTCCATCCATGATCAAAGTATCGAAGTCGAGCATCTGATTATTGACGGCGGCTCGACTGACAGCACATTAGACATTGTCAAAT is from Thermodesulfovibrionales bacterium and encodes:
- a CDS encoding polysaccharide biosynthesis protein, giving the protein MTGTFGNAVLRRFLNSEIREIRIFSRDEKKQEDLRIKLKNDKVKFYIGDVRDYGSTKNAMTGVDYVFSAAALKQVPSCEFYPP
- a CDS encoding glycosyltransferase family 2 protein, which translates into the protein MNTNIDFLIQTLNEEKNLPYALESCSFADQVFVLDAGSSDRTRQIAERSGAIFEHHEWEGFARQKNWGLCNLPIKAEWVFILDADEAITPLLRHELIAIASGKVSTKNAGYHVNRYFVWGGKRIRHCGYYPSWNLRFIRHGRARYEDRDVHEHMVVDGPVGYLENEMRHEDRRGRDYLWQKHLKYAELEAREMVKTVLGQSTGGLRPSFLGNTLERRRAIKERIWPYLPGRWLFRFFYMYIMKRGFLDGNAGLDMCLFMARYEMEITRKYRYLIKESAVA